The following proteins are co-located in the Paenibacillus sp. FSL H8-0079 genome:
- a CDS encoding phosphotransferase, with protein sequence MIITTDQTSYDPMAAQIIQNYNMEKPVVSYIRHNENLTYHVDDEASGQKYLLRIHQAAYASMTGIQHTLPALEAEMNLLHELNATTTLRVQHPVRNVSGDWVTVWTSEAGKEICCTVLEWIEGRDIQQGERLTTEQIYDLGVQLQMLHQYGRVQVEGNDHQRTGREMSQLDRTKVRPAYGNTHENLVMLGQLEEGVRLGIFTTEDFDLLRETFENINEQLETYPHDEKTRGVIHGDITRNNLLITDEGISMIDFCLHGYGYYLFDAGGAALMFNREERDIFLSGYTKQIAPLTDRDIRLMEGFMLIFTLGYYAFQMANESRHEWMKDRMPKLCSKYCRPYVQSESIFYEL encoded by the coding sequence TCTTACGACCCTATGGCAGCTCAGATTATACAGAACTATAACATGGAGAAACCTGTCGTTTCCTATATTCGCCACAATGAGAATCTGACGTATCATGTCGATGATGAAGCAAGTGGGCAGAAGTATCTGCTACGTATCCATCAAGCCGCATATGCAAGTATGACAGGCATTCAGCATACGCTTCCTGCACTGGAGGCGGAGATGAACCTGCTTCATGAATTAAACGCAACGACAACATTGCGCGTGCAGCATCCGGTACGCAATGTGTCGGGAGACTGGGTCACGGTATGGACAAGTGAAGCGGGTAAAGAAATCTGCTGTACCGTACTAGAGTGGATTGAGGGCAGGGACATCCAGCAGGGAGAACGCCTGACAACAGAGCAAATCTATGACCTAGGTGTCCAACTGCAGATGCTTCATCAATATGGACGTGTACAGGTGGAAGGCAACGATCATCAGCGGACAGGAAGAGAGATGAGCCAGCTAGATCGAACGAAGGTACGGCCGGCATATGGCAACACCCATGAGAATTTGGTCATGCTAGGGCAGTTGGAGGAAGGCGTCCGACTTGGGATTTTTACAACGGAAGACTTTGATCTGCTTCGAGAGACGTTCGAGAACATTAATGAGCAGCTGGAAACATACCCGCACGATGAAAAGACACGGGGAGTTATTCATGGGGATATTACGCGCAACAATCTGCTGATAACGGATGAGGGGATTTCCATGATTGATTTTTGTCTACACGGTTATGGTTATTATCTTTTCGATGCCGGAGGGGCAGCGCTGATGTTCAATCGGGAGGAACGTGACATATTTTTATCCGGTTACACGAAACAGATCGCACCACTGACAGATCGTGATATCCGATTAATGGAAGGGTTTATGTTGATCTTTACGCTGGGTTATTATGCCTTTCAGATGGCAAATGAATCGAGACATGAATGGATGAAAGATCGCATGCCGAAGTTATGCAGCAAGTATTGCAGACCTTATGTACAGAGCGAGAGTATTTTCTATGAACTGTGA